From Desulfobacterales bacterium, the proteins below share one genomic window:
- a CDS encoding TIGR01777 family oxidoreductase, whose protein sequence is MNVLITGSSGFVGSHLISFLLESGYQVIGVDRMSAKNPISDPRFRFIEADTTQPGDWQDAVNEAEAVINLAGVSIFRRWSEKAKKLIYDSRILTTRNVVAALPEGKDTVLCSTSAVGFYGPRGDETIDESAAAGDDFLARISIDWEGEALQAEKKGARVVLDRFGIILGKAGGALGTMLPAFRLGLGGPLGSGRQWFPWIHMTDLLRAHRFVLEHPEVSGAVNFTAPNPVRNRELAQTIGSVLNRPAFFKVPGFVLRMASGEFGEMLLNGQRAYPARLLEKGFEFKYPALEQALRDALASE, encoded by the coding sequence ATGAATGTTTTGATTACCGGAAGTTCAGGTTTTGTGGGGTCGCATCTTATCTCATTTCTGCTGGAAAGCGGATATCAGGTTATCGGGGTGGATCGAATGTCGGCGAAAAACCCGATAAGCGATCCCCGCTTTCGTTTTATTGAGGCTGATACCACGCAGCCCGGAGATTGGCAGGATGCTGTAAATGAGGCGGAAGCGGTGATCAATCTGGCCGGCGTCAGTATTTTCAGGCGATGGAGCGAAAAAGCCAAGAAGCTTATCTATGACAGCCGGATACTGACCACCCGAAATGTGGTTGCCGCCCTGCCTGAAGGCAAAGATACCGTATTATGCAGCACCTCGGCGGTGGGTTTTTACGGCCCCCGCGGGGATGAAACAATCGATGAATCCGCTGCTGCCGGGGATGATTTTTTGGCCCGCATCTCCATTGACTGGGAGGGAGAGGCGCTTCAGGCAGAAAAGAAGGGCGCCCGGGTGGTTCTTGACCGGTTTGGCATCATCCTTGGAAAAGCCGGCGGCGCGCTGGGGACCATGCTGCCGGCCTTTCGGCTGGGGCTCGGCGGACCGCTGGGAAGCGGGCGTCAATGGTTTCCATGGATTCACATGACGGATCTCTTGCGGGCGCATCGATTTGTTCTGGAGCATCCGGAGGTTTCCGGAGCGGTTAATTTTACGGCGCCGAATCCGGTCAGAAACCGTGAGCTGGCCCAAACCATCGGCAGCGTGTTAAACCGGCCGGCATTTTTTAAGGTGCCCGGTTTTGTCCTGCGAATGGCGTCCGGTGAATTCGGTGAAATGCTGCTGAACGGACAGCGGGCTTATCCGGCCAGACTCCTGGAAAAAGGTTTTGAATTTAAATATCCGGCGCTTGAACAGGCGCTTCGGGATGCATTGGCGTCTGAATAA
- a CDS encoding heavy-metal-associated domain-containing protein: MATQKFSVPNISCDHCVNTIRNELKELEGINLMDGDVANKQITVEYEDPATEEKMREKLKEINYPAE, from the coding sequence ATGGCGACCCAGAAATTTTCCGTACCCAATATTTCCTGCGATCATTGCGTTAACACCATTCGCAACGAACTCAAAGAGCTTGAAGGGATCAACCTAATGGACGGGGATGTGGCCAACAAGCAGATCACCGTGGAATATGAGGATCCGGCGACTGAGGAAAAGATGCGGGAAAAATTAAAAGAGATCAATTACCCGGCGGAGTAA
- a CDS encoding HAD-IC family P-type ATPase → MANERVSLPVTGMTCANCAANIERSVKKLSGVSGVEVNFASEQLSADIDDEQVNIDDVVGRVQKAGYGVATASQELAVTGMTCANCVATVERVLNQKVPGVVSASVNFATETASVEYLPSVTSPEDMISAIERAGYGVSLIGEDSAEDAEAAAREAEVRDQTRKFLIGAAFTLPLFILSMGRDMGFFGAWAHGAAVNWLFLVLATPVQFYTGWDYYVGGFRSLRNKSANMDVLVAMGSSVAYFYSFFVLLFPMLEDHVYFETAAVIITLIKLGKLLEVRAKRKTGGAIRNLLGLQPNTASILRNDQEVEIAVDQVRIGDVVVVRPGDRIPVDGRVRSGSSAVDESMLTGEPVPVDKAAGDPLTGGTINQNGMLHFEATRVGKDTVLAQIVDLVQKAQGSKAPIQAVADRVAAYFVPAVIGGPC, encoded by the coding sequence ATGGCGAATGAGCGGGTAAGCCTGCCCGTTACCGGCATGACCTGTGCCAATTGCGCGGCCAACATCGAACGGAGTGTAAAAAAGTTGTCCGGCGTTTCCGGGGTTGAGGTGAATTTTGCCTCTGAGCAGCTCTCGGCGGATATTGATGACGAGCAGGTAAATATTGATGATGTCGTCGGTCGGGTGCAAAAAGCCGGCTACGGGGTGGCCACCGCCAGCCAAGAGCTGGCGGTCACGGGTATGACCTGCGCCAACTGTGTGGCCACGGTTGAGCGGGTGCTGAATCAGAAAGTGCCCGGTGTGGTGTCTGCTTCGGTTAATTTTGCCACTGAAACGGCCAGCGTGGAATACCTGCCTTCGGTGACCAGCCCGGAGGACATGATCTCAGCCATCGAAAGGGCGGGTTACGGGGTATCACTGATTGGCGAGGATTCGGCAGAAGATGCCGAGGCGGCGGCCCGGGAGGCGGAGGTCCGGGATCAAACCCGGAAATTTTTGATCGGTGCGGCATTTACGCTGCCCCTCTTTATTCTCTCCATGGGGCGGGATATGGGGTTTTTCGGTGCATGGGCCCACGGGGCGGCGGTTAACTGGCTTTTTCTGGTTCTCGCCACGCCGGTCCAGTTCTACACCGGGTGGGATTACTATGTGGGTGGGTTCCGCAGCCTCCGGAACAAAAGCGCGAATATGGATGTTCTGGTCGCGATGGGGTCATCCGTGGCCTATTTTTATTCTTTTTTTGTGCTTTTATTTCCTATGCTCGAAGATCATGTCTATTTTGAAACCGCCGCTGTGATCATCACCCTGATCAAGCTGGGCAAACTTTTGGAGGTTCGGGCCAAACGAAAAACCGGCGGCGCCATTCGCAATCTGTTGGGCTTGCAGCCCAATACCGCAAGCATTCTGCGCAATGATCAGGAAGTTGAGATAGCGGTGGACCAAGTGCGGATCGGGGATGTGGTGGTGGTCCGGCCGGGGGATCGCATCCCTGTGGACGGCCGGGTCCGGAGCGGCTCATCTGCTGTGGATGAATCCATGCTGACCGGTGAGCCGGTGCCGGTCGACAAAGCGGCCGGCGATCCGCTGACCGGTGGTACGATCAATCAAAACGGGATGCTGCATTTTGAAGCCACGCGCGTGGGCAAGGATACCGTGCTGGCCCAGATCGTGGACCTGGTACAGAAGGCCCAGGGCAGTAAGGCACCGATTCAGGCGGTGGCGGATCGGGTGGCGGCCTATTTCGTGCCCGCGGTGATCGGGGGGCCGTGTTAA
- a CDS encoding heavy metal translocating P-type ATPase, whose product MLTFIIWLLLTAAFVPSMIRLVAVLVIACPCALGLATPTAMMAGMGKGAEKGILFKSSEILETAARLNTLVLDKTGTLTLGEPSVFDVLPVEDSVNSADTLLQIAASVEAGSEHPIGRAIVAAANEKSLEKLSAENFKAHGGSGVEAVVDGALITIGRPDWLERENIDFSPVEDDIRSLQDKGLTVISVIRESQLLGLISLGDKLKPDSREAVDQLHVMGHRVLMLTGDNTATAQAIARQLGIDNVVAEVRPDEKAARIQELQSPGQLIGMVGDGINDAPALAQADVGFAIGSGTDVAIETAGVILSRGSVTGVPIAVRLSRRTMRTVRQNLFWAFGYNTVLIPVAAGILMPFAWAPAFLQQLHPMLAALAMSLSSISVVTNSLMLYKWKI is encoded by the coding sequence GTGTTAACATTCATTATTTGGCTTTTGCTGACCGCCGCGTTTGTTCCCTCCATGATCCGGCTGGTGGCGGTTTTGGTGATCGCCTGTCCCTGCGCACTTGGGCTTGCCACGCCCACGGCCATGATGGCGGGCATGGGAAAAGGGGCAGAAAAGGGGATTTTATTTAAAAGCAGCGAAATCCTGGAGACCGCCGCGCGTCTTAATACACTGGTACTTGATAAAACCGGAACGCTCACGCTGGGTGAACCATCGGTATTTGATGTGCTGCCGGTTGAGGATAGTGTGAATTCGGCGGATACGCTATTGCAGATCGCCGCTTCAGTTGAGGCCGGCTCAGAACATCCGATCGGCCGGGCGATCGTGGCTGCAGCGAACGAAAAATCCCTGGAAAAGCTTTCCGCGGAAAATTTTAAGGCTCATGGCGGCAGCGGGGTCGAGGCGGTTGTTGACGGAGCGCTGATCACCATCGGCCGCCCGGATTGGCTGGAAAGAGAGAATATTGATTTTTCGCCGGTGGAAGATGATATCCGCTCACTTCAGGACAAGGGCCTTACAGTGATTTCCGTTATCCGGGAGAGCCAGCTGCTGGGTCTTATTTCCCTTGGCGATAAGCTAAAGCCCGATTCCCGGGAGGCGGTGGATCAGCTCCATGTCATGGGGCACCGTGTGCTCATGCTGACCGGCGACAACACGGCGACAGCGCAGGCCATTGCACGCCAGCTGGGCATTGATAACGTCGTCGCCGAGGTGCGGCCGGATGAAAAGGCTGCGCGCATCCAGGAACTCCAGTCCCCCGGCCAGCTTATCGGCATGGTGGGAGATGGCATTAATGACGCCCCGGCCCTGGCCCAGGCGGATGTTGGGTTTGCCATTGGCTCCGGGACGGATGTGGCCATTGAAACAGCCGGCGTGATTTTAAGCAGGGGCAGTGTGACAGGGGTTCCGATCGCGGTGCGCTTGAGCCGCCGCACCATGCGCACCGTGCGGCAGAATCTGTTCTGGGCATTCGGCTATAATACGGTATTGATTCCGGTGGCTGCCGGGATTCTGATGCCCTTTGCCTGGGCGCCGGCATTTCTGCAGCAGCTTCATCCCATGCTCGCCGCACTTGCCATGTCGTTAAGCTCTATATCGGTGGTAACCAATAGTCTGATGCTTTATAAATGGAAAATATAA
- a CDS encoding DUF2892 domain-containing protein encodes MNLDKAVFRIAGIIILISVLLAAVHTKYWLILTAFVAVNMLQATYTAFCPSAKVFKIFGIKPGRIFD; translated from the coding sequence ATGAATTTGGATAAAGCTGTTTTTCGGATAGCCGGAATCATTATTCTGATCAGTGTGCTCCTGGCCGCGGTGCACACTAAATACTGGCTGATATTGACCGCCTTTGTGGCCGTCAATATGCTCCAGGCCACATATACCGCTTTCTGCCCCTCGGCCAAGGTGTTTAAAATATTTGGCATAAAGCCCGGCCGGATTTTTGATTGA
- a CDS encoding FAD-dependent oxidoreductase translates to MSEKDISGLIIYSMDGCPFCQKATAFLAEKGIAYTEIPVAPGSDAWEEMKRVAGSEYTPQILINGDPIGGYADLVNLYTTGEVTERLGLSPAGEPVELYDVIIIGGGPAGLNAALYGARKVLKILLITEDIGGQLRDTWEIDNYLGYSGEALELIEKFESHVDNYDIQKRVGSKVASLDLTGRIKSVKTDDGEICYTKTVILAMGKRPKTLNVPGETDFLGRGVAYCSTCDAPFYTDANVAVIGGGNSALEAVIDLDKVARRVYMVSLTELTGDPILQNRVRTFSKVHLYTRHNTTRIIGEESVAGIEIESLDTGEKIRLDVEGVFVEIGLLSNSKLIIGTLLTNQMGEIIVDNECRTGIPGVFACGDVTSVPFKQVTIAAGEGAKAALAAYSYLLTER, encoded by the coding sequence TTGTCAGAAAAAGACATAAGCGGCCTGATCATTTACTCCATGGACGGCTGCCCTTTCTGCCAGAAGGCCACGGCCTTTCTGGCGGAAAAGGGAATTGCCTATACGGAAATACCGGTGGCACCGGGATCAGATGCCTGGGAGGAGATGAAGCGGGTCGCGGGTAGTGAGTATACCCCGCAGATTTTAATTAATGGCGATCCCATCGGCGGATATGCCGATCTGGTCAATCTCTATACCACCGGCGAGGTGACGGAGCGCCTGGGGCTGTCCCCGGCCGGAGAGCCGGTTGAACTCTATGATGTGATTATTATCGGCGGCGGGCCGGCGGGTTTAAACGCCGCCCTGTACGGGGCCCGAAAAGTTTTAAAGATCCTGCTCATCACCGAGGATATCGGCGGCCAGCTGCGCGATACCTGGGAAATCGACAACTACCTGGGCTATTCCGGCGAGGCGCTTGAGCTGATCGAAAAATTCGAATCCCACGTGGATAACTATGATATCCAAAAACGAGTGGGCAGCAAAGTCGCCTCTCTGGATCTCACCGGCCGGATCAAATCCGTTAAAACCGATGACGGCGAAATATGCTACACCAAAACCGTGATCCTCGCCATGGGAAAGCGCCCAAAGACCCTGAATGTTCCCGGAGAAACCGATTTTCTGGGTCGCGGTGTGGCCTATTGTTCCACCTGCGATGCGCCGTTTTACACGGATGCCAATGTCGCGGTCATTGGCGGCGGCAATTCCGCTCTGGAGGCGGTGATCGATTTGGACAAAGTGGCCCGCCGGGTCTATATGGTCTCCCTTACCGAACTGACCGGTGATCCGATTCTACAGAACCGGGTGCGGACCTTTTCCAAAGTGCATCTCTATACGCGCCACAATACGACCCGGATCATCGGGGAGGAAAGCGTTGCGGGCATTGAAATTGAATCCCTGGACACCGGGGAAAAGATTCGGCTCGATGTGGAAGGCGTGTTTGTGGAGATCGGTTTGCTCTCCAATTCAAAGCTGATTATCGGCACGCTTTTGACCAATCAGATGGGCGAGATCATCGTGGACAATGAGTGCCGGACCGGCATCCCCGGGGTGTTCGCCTGCGGGGATGTGACCAGCGTGCCGTTTAAACAGGTCACCATAGCTGCCGGCGAGGGGGCCAAAGCCGCGCTTGCCGCCTATAGCTATTTGCTTACCGAGCGCTGA
- a CDS encoding TIGR02757 family protein, which translates to MSLPEMKDRLEGLYEKFNQRRYVHPDPLECVYEYDDPADREIAALIAASLAYGQVRQILKSVSDVLSRMGPSPYAYLMDERAARIQSDMAGFVHRFARGAHVAALLTGIRKTLKQHGSLQQSFRVCLADDEPTIWPALCRFSETLRHDSACGAPGHLLACPEKGSACKRLNLFLRWMVRKDRVDPGGWPDVPASMLIIPLDTHMFRICRKLGLTARNQPNMRTAIEITEAFRQWAPQDPVKYDFTLSRFGIRKDLAGQADEYFA; encoded by the coding sequence ATGAGTTTGCCTGAAATGAAAGACCGGCTGGAGGGGCTTTATGAAAAGTTCAATCAGCGCCGGTATGTGCATCCCGACCCGCTGGAATGCGTATATGAATATGATGATCCGGCGGATCGCGAGATTGCGGCATTAATCGCCGCATCCCTGGCATACGGGCAGGTGCGCCAGATTTTAAAAAGCGTCTCAGATGTGCTTTCCCGGATGGGGCCATCGCCGTACGCCTATTTGATGGATGAGCGCGCCGCCCGGATTCAGTCGGATATGGCCGGGTTTGTGCATCGCTTTGCCCGGGGGGCTCACGTGGCCGCCCTTTTAACCGGAATCCGAAAAACCCTTAAGCAACACGGTTCCCTTCAGCAATCTTTCAGAGTCTGCCTTGCAGATGATGAGCCAACCATTTGGCCGGCGCTCTGCCGGTTTAGCGAAACCCTTCGCCATGACAGCGCCTGCGGTGCCCCCGGTCATTTGCTGGCCTGCCCGGAGAAGGGTTCGGCCTGCAAGCGGCTGAATCTTTTTCTGCGCTGGATGGTCCGTAAAGACCGGGTCGATCCCGGCGGATGGCCGGATGTGCCCGCTTCCATGCTCATAATCCCGCTGGATACGCATATGTTTAGAATCTGCCGGAAACTCGGGCTGACCGCGCGCAATCAGCCCAATATGCGGACGGCCATTGAGATTACGGAAGCCTTCCGCCAATGGGCGCCTCAGGATCCGGTCAAATATGATTTCACCCTGAGCCGCTTCGGCATCCGCAAGGACCTGGCCGGGCAGGCGGATGAATATTTTGCATAG